In Janibacter sp. CX7, a single genomic region encodes these proteins:
- the truB gene encoding tRNA pseudouridine(55) synthase TruB codes for MSDGLVVVDKPADWSSHDVVARSRRLYRTRKVGHAGTLDPMATGVLVLGVGRGTKLLTFLVGADKEYTATIRLGQATITDDAEGEVTSVGEVAGVDRAALDAAIGRLTGDIQQVPSAVSAIKVKGERSYARVRAGEEVDLPARPVTVSRFDVLDVRPADADGHPVLDVDVVVEVSSGTYVRALARDLGADLGTHGHLTALRRTRVGGLTLEHAHTLDELTALRESGGEDAQLPLTPLADAARAALVTRELTADEARALGYGQRVESAEPGRTEPVAALSPEGELVAVLDESRARARAHVVFAPASS; via the coding sequence GTGAGCGACGGTCTCGTCGTCGTCGACAAGCCGGCCGACTGGTCCAGCCACGACGTCGTCGCCCGCAGCCGGCGTCTCTACCGCACCCGCAAGGTCGGCCACGCCGGCACCCTCGACCCGATGGCCACCGGCGTCCTCGTCCTCGGTGTCGGGCGGGGGACCAAGCTGCTCACCTTCCTCGTCGGCGCGGACAAGGAGTACACCGCGACGATCCGCCTCGGTCAGGCGACGATCACCGACGACGCCGAAGGGGAGGTCACGAGCGTCGGCGAGGTGGCCGGGGTCGACCGGGCCGCGCTCGACGCGGCCATCGGGCGGCTCACCGGCGACATCCAGCAGGTGCCGAGCGCGGTGAGCGCGATCAAGGTCAAGGGCGAGCGCTCCTACGCCCGCGTGCGTGCCGGCGAGGAGGTCGACCTGCCGGCGCGGCCGGTCACGGTCTCCCGATTCGACGTGCTCGACGTGCGCCCCGCTGATGCCGACGGCCACCCGGTGCTCGACGTCGACGTCGTCGTCGAGGTCTCGTCCGGGACCTATGTGCGCGCACTCGCCCGCGACCTCGGGGCCGACCTGGGGACCCACGGCCACCTCACCGCGCTGCGCCGCACTCGCGTGGGCGGGCTGACGCTCGAGCACGCCCACACCCTCGACGAGCTCACCGCCCTGCGCGAGAGCGGGGGAGAGGACGCACAGCTGCCGCTCACCCCGCTCGCCGACGCGGCCCGGGCGGCTCTCGTCACCCGTGAGCTCACGGCCGACGAGGCCCGCGCCCTCGGCTACGGGCAGCGCGTCGAGAGCGCCGAGCCCGGTCGCACCGAGCCGGTCGCCGCCCTGTCGCCGGAGGGCGAGCTCGTCGCCGTGCTCGACGAGAGTCGCGCCCGCGCGCGAGCCCACGTCGTCTTCGCCCCCGCCAGTTCGTAG
- a CDS encoding DUF4190 domain-containing protein, which produces MSTPPPPPGSGGNQPYDPTGQGSTPGQQPAYGSQQPPAYGQGQQYGSGMPPQAPPPGGGLPQQGGNNNGQILSIISVVTGVLGLCCCTWFIFSIAAVVLGFFGMKEYDKTGQKKTLAQVGIGLGIAGIVIGIIYWILIATGVVDSSFEYYSDF; this is translated from the coding sequence ATGAGCACGCCTCCTCCTCCGCCCGGCAGCGGAGGCAACCAGCCCTACGACCCGACCGGCCAGGGCTCGACGCCCGGCCAGCAGCCCGCCTACGGCTCCCAGCAGCCGCCGGCCTACGGCCAGGGCCAGCAGTACGGCTCCGGCATGCCGCCGCAGGCCCCGCCGCCCGGCGGTGGCCTCCCGCAGCAGGGCGGCAACAACAACGGCCAGATCCTGTCGATCATCTCGGTCGTCACCGGTGTCCTCGGCCTGTGCTGCTGCACCTGGTTCATCTTCTCGATTGCCGCGGTCGTCCTCGGCTTCTTCGGCATGAAGGAGTACGACAAGACCGGCCAGAAGAAGACGCTGGCGCAGGTCGGCATCGGCCTCGGCATCGCCGGCATCGTCATCGGGATCATCTACTGGATCCTCATCGCCACCGGCGTCGTCGACTCGAGCTTCGAGTACTACAGCGACTTCTGA
- a CDS encoding DUF4442 domain-containing protein: protein MQIPTFQTLSKDLGATALRRGLNLWPPFLAASVNVDRISPDFREFDVSLRMRPWSRNYVGTQFGGSLFAMCDPWWMLGALRNLGGDYIVWDKAGEIDFVSPGRTDVSTSIRLTDELLDGIRAATADGSKHLVWCDNDVVAPDGTLVARYRKQLYVRRKPA, encoded by the coding sequence GTGCAGATCCCGACCTTCCAGACCCTGTCCAAGGACCTCGGCGCCACCGCCCTGCGCCGCGGTCTCAACCTGTGGCCGCCCTTCCTCGCGGCGAGCGTCAACGTCGACCGCATCTCGCCCGACTTCCGCGAGTTCGACGTCTCGCTGCGGATGCGCCCGTGGAGCCGCAACTACGTCGGCACGCAGTTCGGGGGATCGCTCTTCGCGATGTGCGACCCGTGGTGGATGCTCGGCGCCCTGCGCAACCTCGGTGGGGACTACATCGTGTGGGACAAGGCGGGCGAGATCGACTTCGTCAGCCCCGGCCGCACCGACGTGAGCACGAGCATCCGGCTCACCGACGAGCTCCTCGACGGGATCCGGGCGGCGACCGCCGACGGCTCCAAGCACCTCGTGTGGTGCGACAACGACGTCGTCGCGCCCGACGGAACCCTCGTCGCCCGCTATCGCAAGCAGCTCTACGTGCGGCGCAAGCCGGCCTGA
- a CDS encoding YlxR family protein — protein MGIDRSGLQSDPPVAGPVRTCIGCRGRDSRSTLLRIVVETDGRGIATAVPDPRRRMPGRGAWLHPDIACLDLAVRRRALARAFRRQVEVTDALRAWIDQMAQSLSSVRTATESGFDADEHPMSTQQ, from the coding sequence ATGGGGATCGACCGGTCTGGACTCCAGTCCGACCCGCCCGTCGCAGGTCCTGTCAGGACGTGCATCGGGTGTCGCGGACGGGATAGCCGGTCGACTCTGCTGCGCATCGTCGTGGAGACGGACGGCCGAGGCATCGCCACGGCCGTGCCCGACCCGCGGCGGCGCATGCCGGGTCGTGGGGCATGGCTCCACCCCGACATCGCCTGTCTGGACCTCGCCGTCCGGCGGCGGGCCCTCGCCCGGGCGTTCCGACGCCAGGTCGAGGTGACCGACGCCCTTCGTGCCTGGATCGATCAGATGGCGCAGTCGTTGTCATCCGTACGTACAGCAACCGAGAGCGGGTTTGACGCTGATGAGCACCCGATGAGTACTCAGCAATGA
- a CDS encoding bifunctional riboflavin kinase/FAD synthetase gives MQHWTAPSDTPPQLRPCVATFGNFDGVHRGHRAILDELSRQARERDLPAVAVTFDPHPVEVMHPERAPEIISPGPLRDELLEQAGVDGLLSLPFTMEFAQTSAVDYVVDTFVTGLQAQCLVVGADTKGFGAGYTGDVELLRRLGEEHGFDVVVIEDQGETERWSSSAVRAHLAAGEAAEAAAILGRPHRVVGTVVHGHHRGRELGYPTANLGADSLGLVPADGVYAGWLIRLDRPEGDPERRLPAAISVGTNPTFDGQVRVVESYVLDRTDLDLYGERVAVDFVGHVRPTLRFESIDELLVAMARDVERTRDLLDL, from the coding sequence GTGCAGCACTGGACAGCCCCGAGCGACACCCCGCCGCAGCTGCGGCCGTGCGTGGCGACCTTCGGCAACTTCGACGGGGTGCACCGCGGCCACCGTGCGATCCTCGACGAGCTCAGCCGGCAGGCGCGCGAGCGTGACCTGCCCGCAGTCGCGGTGACCTTCGACCCCCACCCGGTCGAGGTCATGCACCCGGAGCGCGCGCCCGAGATCATCTCGCCCGGCCCGCTGCGCGACGAGCTGCTCGAGCAGGCCGGGGTCGACGGGCTGCTGTCGCTGCCCTTCACCATGGAGTTCGCGCAGACGAGCGCCGTCGACTACGTCGTCGACACCTTCGTCACCGGGCTGCAGGCGCAGTGCCTCGTCGTCGGGGCCGACACCAAGGGCTTCGGCGCCGGCTACACCGGTGACGTCGAGCTGCTGCGTCGCCTGGGCGAGGAGCACGGCTTCGACGTCGTCGTCATCGAGGACCAGGGCGAGACCGAGCGCTGGTCCTCCTCGGCCGTGCGCGCCCACCTCGCCGCCGGCGAGGCCGCCGAGGCCGCCGCCATCCTCGGCCGTCCGCACCGCGTCGTCGGCACCGTCGTCCACGGCCACCACCGCGGGCGCGAGCTCGGCTACCCGACGGCCAACCTCGGCGCCGACAGCCTCGGGCTCGTCCCGGCCGACGGCGTCTACGCCGGCTGGCTCATCCGCCTCGACCGGCCGGAGGGCGACCCGGAGCGTCGCCTGCCGGCCGCCATCTCGGTGGGGACCAACCCGACCTTCGACGGGCAGGTCCGCGTCGTCGAGTCCTACGTCCTCGACCGCACCGACCTCGACCTCTACGGCGAGCGGGTGGCCGTCGACTTCGTCGGCCACGTGCGCCCGACGCTGCGCTTCGAGTCCATCGACGAGCTGCTCGTGGCCATGGCGCGCGACGTCGAGCGCACCCGCGACCTGCTCGACCTCTGA
- the nusA gene encoding transcription termination factor NusA: protein MDIDIHALKALEREREIPFDILVDAIEAALLGAYHRTEGAYKNARAELGRKDGHVVVWAREEHFVEEQVPVEAGEGEEPPVDEEGQPLMRTRTRRELGPEFDDTPENFGRVAAATARQVITQRMRDLEDEAILGDFRGREGDIVAGVIQQSSNPRNVLVDFGTVEGVLPSSEQVPGEVYNHGDRIRVYVVSVKRGMRGPEITLSRTHPHLVRKIFAMEVPEIADGSVEIAALAREAGHRTKIAVHSKVPGLNAKGACIGAMGARVRAVMTHLQGEKIDIVDWSEDPQRFIAAALSPSKVESVTVVDPKLRSARVVVPDYQLSLAIGKEGQNARLAAKLTGWRIDIRPDTAPDSSGGVAVPGQPEG from the coding sequence ATGGACATCGACATCCACGCCCTCAAGGCGCTCGAGCGAGAGCGCGAGATCCCCTTCGACATCCTCGTCGACGCGATCGAGGCGGCGCTGCTCGGCGCCTACCACCGCACCGAGGGCGCGTACAAGAACGCGCGGGCCGAGCTCGGCCGCAAGGACGGTCACGTCGTCGTGTGGGCTCGTGAGGAGCACTTCGTGGAGGAGCAGGTCCCGGTCGAGGCGGGCGAAGGGGAGGAGCCTCCCGTCGACGAGGAGGGCCAGCCGCTCATGCGCACGCGCACCCGTCGCGAGCTGGGCCCGGAGTTCGACGACACCCCCGAGAACTTCGGCCGGGTCGCCGCGGCAACCGCCCGCCAGGTCATCACGCAGCGCATGCGTGACCTCGAGGACGAGGCGATCCTCGGTGACTTCCGCGGCCGCGAGGGCGACATCGTCGCCGGCGTCATCCAGCAGAGCTCCAACCCGCGCAACGTCCTCGTCGACTTCGGCACGGTCGAGGGCGTCCTGCCCTCCTCCGAGCAGGTGCCCGGCGAGGTCTACAACCACGGCGACCGCATCCGCGTCTACGTCGTCTCGGTCAAGCGCGGCATGCGCGGGCCCGAGATCACCCTCTCGCGCACGCACCCCCACCTCGTGCGCAAGATCTTCGCGATGGAGGTGCCCGAGATCGCCGACGGCTCCGTCGAGATCGCGGCGCTCGCCCGTGAGGCCGGTCACCGCACGAAGATCGCGGTGCACTCCAAGGTGCCGGGCCTGAACGCCAAGGGCGCGTGCATCGGCGCGATGGGCGCCCGCGTCCGCGCGGTGATGACCCACCTGCAGGGCGAGAAGATCGACATCGTCGACTGGTCCGAGGACCCGCAGCGCTTCATCGCCGCCGCCCTCTCGCCGTCGAAGGTCGAGTCGGTCACCGTCGTCGACCCCAAGCTGCGCTCCGCGCGCGTCGTCGTGCCCGACTACCAGCTCTCCCTCGCCATCGGCAAGGAGGGGCAGAACGCGCGCCTGGCCGCCAAGCTCACGGGTTGGCGGATCGACATCCGACCGGACACCGCGCCGGACTCGAGCGGGGGCGTCGCCGTCCCCGGTCAGCCGGAGGGGTGA
- a CDS encoding aminoglycoside phosphotransferase family protein codes for MRVEDAAALVPADFAARIAGFAAEGGPAGGDWIAALPHLVAEVVDAWELTVDGAPMTGHCSLVLPVRWPEGAAVLKLGWPHTDADGEHLALRAWDGRGAVRLLRADPRRSVLLLEQLTTEDLDGLWDEEAVAIVAGLYADLHTAPLPQLPVLVPWAAEILGRSAAAGVPRRYVEQARSSLRSLEELGGERLLHGDLHYGNVLSDGTDWVAIDPKPIVGHPAWEVGPLLTNRWAEMGTGASLRWSVRRRVEVVSDVAGLDEDLVRAVSALREVVNAVWATEDGDGERVSRAIALIKALGD; via the coding sequence GTGAGGGTCGAGGACGCCGCGGCCCTCGTGCCCGCGGACTTCGCGGCGCGGATCGCGGGCTTCGCTGCCGAAGGGGGTCCCGCCGGCGGTGACTGGATCGCCGCCCTGCCCCACCTGGTCGCCGAGGTCGTCGACGCCTGGGAGCTGACCGTCGACGGCGCCCCGATGACCGGTCACTGCTCGCTCGTGCTGCCCGTGCGCTGGCCCGAGGGTGCGGCGGTGCTCAAGCTGGGCTGGCCGCACACCGACGCCGACGGGGAGCACCTCGCCCTGCGGGCCTGGGACGGACGCGGTGCCGTGCGGCTGCTGCGCGCCGACCCTCGTCGATCGGTGCTGCTGCTCGAGCAACTGACGACCGAGGACCTCGACGGGCTCTGGGACGAGGAGGCCGTCGCGATCGTCGCCGGGCTCTACGCCGACCTGCACACCGCTCCCCTGCCGCAGCTGCCGGTGCTCGTGCCGTGGGCGGCCGAGATCCTCGGCCGGTCGGCGGCGGCCGGCGTGCCGCGACGCTACGTCGAGCAGGCGCGGTCCTCCCTTCGCTCGCTGGAGGAGCTCGGCGGCGAGCGGCTGCTCCACGGCGACCTGCACTACGGCAACGTCCTGTCCGACGGCACCGACTGGGTGGCGATCGACCCCAAGCCGATCGTCGGCCACCCCGCGTGGGAGGTCGGGCCGCTGCTCACCAACCGGTGGGCGGAGATGGGGACCGGCGCGTCGCTGCGCTGGTCGGTGCGGCGCCGGGTCGAGGTCGTGTCCGACGTGGCGGGGCTCGACGAGGACCTCGTGCGGGCGGTGAGCGCGCTGCGCGAGGTGGTGAACGCGGTCTGGGCGACCGAGGACGGTGACGGCGAGCGGGTCTCGCGCGCGATCGCGCTCATCAAGGCCCTGGGCGACTGA
- a CDS encoding FtsW/RodA/SpoVE family cell cycle protein encodes MPEPGRRGRLARQLLRSDLVLLAAALIASGLGAVLVHSATRADAGSAYLVRHLLNLAIGLLIALAVVRLDRAALRALAPFVYLAGIIGLALVLTPLGSEINGSRSWIQVPGGFSIQPSEMAKVGLCVALPMLLAPAAERRDRPRPREVLLAGLVTAVPVLLVMAQPDLGSALVLVALALGVLVVSGASWPWLAGVLLAGVAAVTAAFTTPLLSAYQRDRLTAFLDPSTDPLGIGYQTQQVRRAIAGGGWGGQGLHAGDLTSSGAIPFQETDFVFSVAGEELGFVGAAFVVCLLGLVVARIALAGTRSDDPFVRLVCWGVASWFAVQSVENIGMNLGLLPVTGLPLPFLSYGGSSMFACWAAIGLVVAVTREERSATGRGPARPRG; translated from the coding sequence GTGCCCGAGCCAGGTCGGCGTGGTCGGCTCGCGCGGCAGCTGCTGCGCTCCGACCTCGTCCTGCTCGCCGCGGCGCTCATCGCCTCGGGCCTGGGCGCCGTGCTCGTCCACTCCGCCACCCGGGCCGACGCCGGCTCCGCCTATCTCGTGCGGCACCTGCTCAACCTCGCCATCGGGCTGCTCATCGCCCTGGCCGTCGTCCGGCTGGACCGGGCTGCGCTGCGGGCACTGGCCCCCTTCGTCTACCTCGCGGGGATCATCGGTCTCGCCCTCGTGCTCACCCCGCTCGGCTCCGAGATCAACGGCTCGCGGTCGTGGATCCAGGTGCCCGGGGGCTTCTCGATCCAGCCGAGCGAGATGGCCAAGGTCGGCCTGTGCGTCGCCCTGCCGATGCTGCTCGCGCCCGCGGCGGAGCGCCGTGACCGGCCACGGCCCCGCGAGGTCCTGCTCGCCGGGCTCGTCACGGCCGTACCCGTGCTGCTCGTCATGGCCCAGCCCGACCTCGGCTCGGCGCTCGTGCTCGTCGCCCTCGCGCTCGGCGTGCTCGTCGTCTCCGGCGCCTCCTGGCCCTGGCTCGCCGGGGTGCTGCTCGCCGGCGTCGCGGCGGTGACCGCGGCCTTCACGACGCCCCTGCTCAGCGCCTACCAGCGTGACCGGCTCACCGCCTTCCTCGACCCGAGCACCGACCCGCTCGGCATCGGCTACCAGACCCAGCAGGTACGACGGGCGATCGCCGGAGGTGGCTGGGGCGGGCAGGGACTGCACGCCGGCGACCTGACGAGCTCGGGCGCCATCCCCTTCCAGGAGACCGACTTCGTCTTCTCGGTCGCGGGGGAGGAGCTCGGCTTCGTCGGTGCGGCCTTCGTCGTCTGCCTCCTGGGGCTCGTCGTCGCCCGCATCGCCCTGGCGGGCACGCGCAGCGACGACCCCTTCGTCCGGCTCGTGTGCTGGGGGGTCGCGAGCTGGTTCGCCGTCCAGTCGGTGGAGAACATCGGGATGAACCTCGGCCTGCTCCCGGTGACCGGCCTGCCGCTGCCCTTCCTCTCCTACGGCGGGTCGTCGATGTTCGCCTGCTGGGCGGCGATCGGCCTCGTCGTCGCCGTGACCCGGGAGGAGAGGTCCGCCACAGGTCGTGGACCGGCGCGACCGCGCGGGTGA
- the infB gene encoding translation initiation factor IF-2 produces the protein MAKVRVHELAKELGVSSKALLAHLGDMGEFVKSASSTIEAPVVRRVKDNPPAADPKAKKAAAAPKPGAKPGPKPAPAQPAAQEPAAEAPAAAPTPGPKAPTPGPKPAAAPQAPEAPAPAEPTPAPAAPAAESPAAPAKPAATPGPKPATPGPKPAPAKPAARGGGPRPGNNPFASSQGMGTRRGEGGGSGGARPGNNPFASSQGMPRPGQRPGGQRPGGAGQRPAAAAGQGGPRPAGPRPGGGPRPSPGMMPSSSAVPRPGERPGGRGGPGAGRGRPGGGPGARPGGGPGGGGYRGGPGGRGGTQGAFGRGGGKRKQRKSKRAKRAEFEQMQAPSIGGVIVPRGDGSTVVRVRQGASMTDFADKINANPASLVTVLFNLGEMATATQSLDEETFQLLGAELGYDIQIVSPEEEERELFDSFDINLEIGVDAEDEEDLAARPPVVTVMGHVDHGKTRLLDAIRNADVGSGEAGGITQHIGAYQIHTEHEGADRPLTFIDTPGHEAFTAMRARGAKVTDIAILVVAADDGVMPQTIEALNHAQAADVPIVVAVNKIDVEGADPAKIRGQLTEYNLVAEEYGGDTMFVDVSAKQGQNIDTLLEAVLLTADAALDLRANPDRDARGVAIEANLDKGRGATATVLVQSGTLHVGDAIVTGSAFGRVRAMLDEHGNNVDEAGPSRPVQVLGLSSVPRAGDTFVVAPDDRTARQIAEKREAADRQASLAKARKRISLEDLDQVIAAGKIDTLNLILKGDVSGSVEALEDALLQIDVGDDVDLRIIDRGVGAITLNNINLAMASDAIIIGFNVRAEGQNAEVAEREGVEIRYYGVIYQAIEEIEQALKGMLKPEYEEVELGSAEIREVFRSSKFGNIAGSIVRSGEIKRGSKARITRNGVVLTEGLELTGLRRFKDDVTEVREGFECGINLGSFNDVQEGDLITTYEMREKPRD, from the coding sequence GTGGCCAAGGTCCGTGTCCACGAGCTCGCCAAGGAGCTCGGGGTTTCCAGCAAGGCCCTGCTCGCCCACCTGGGCGACATGGGAGAGTTCGTGAAGTCTGCGAGCTCGACGATCGAGGCGCCGGTCGTGCGCCGGGTGAAGGACAACCCGCCCGCCGCCGACCCCAAGGCGAAGAAGGCCGCCGCGGCTCCCAAGCCCGGTGCCAAGCCCGGTCCGAAGCCGGCCCCCGCGCAGCCCGCTGCGCAGGAGCCCGCCGCCGAGGCACCCGCCGCCGCGCCGACCCCCGGCCCCAAGGCGCCGACGCCCGGTCCCAAGCCGGCCGCCGCGCCCCAGGCCCCCGAGGCCCCGGCACCCGCCGAGCCGACCCCGGCCCCCGCTGCTCCGGCTGCGGAGTCCCCGGCTGCGCCGGCGAAGCCCGCGGCGACGCCCGGCCCCAAGCCCGCGACGCCCGGCCCCAAGCCGGCTCCGGCCAAGCCCGCCGCCCGCGGCGGCGGCCCGCGTCCGGGCAACAATCCCTTCGCCTCCAGCCAGGGCATGGGCACCCGTCGTGGCGAAGGGGGTGGCTCCGGCGGCGCTCGCCCCGGCAACAACCCCTTCGCGTCCAGCCAGGGGATGCCCCGTCCGGGCCAGCGTCCCGGCGGCCAGCGCCCCGGTGGCGCCGGTCAGCGTCCGGCGGCTGCGGCCGGCCAGGGCGGTCCGCGTCCCGCGGGTCCGCGCCCCGGCGGCGGTCCCCGTCCCTCGCCCGGCATGATGCCCTCCAGCTCGGCCGTCCCGCGGCCGGGTGAGCGTCCCGGTGGCCGTGGTGGCCCGGGCGCCGGTCGTGGTCGCCCCGGTGGCGGCCCCGGTGCCCGTCCGGGCGGTGGCCCCGGTGGCGGTGGCTACCGCGGTGGCCCCGGTGGCCGTGGCGGCACCCAGGGTGCCTTCGGTCGCGGTGGCGGCAAGCGCAAGCAGCGCAAGAGCAAGCGGGCGAAGCGGGCCGAGTTCGAGCAGATGCAGGCGCCGTCGATCGGCGGTGTCATCGTCCCCCGTGGCGACGGCTCGACCGTGGTGCGCGTGCGTCAGGGCGCCTCGATGACCGACTTCGCGGACAAGATCAACGCCAACCCCGCGTCGCTCGTCACCGTGCTCTTCAACCTCGGTGAGATGGCCACGGCCACGCAGTCGCTCGACGAGGAGACCTTCCAGCTCCTCGGCGCCGAGCTCGGCTACGACATCCAGATCGTCTCGCCCGAGGAGGAGGAGCGCGAGCTCTTCGACTCCTTCGACATCAACCTCGAGATCGGGGTCGACGCCGAGGACGAGGAGGACCTGGCGGCCCGTCCGCCGGTCGTCACCGTCATGGGTCACGTCGACCACGGCAAGACGCGTCTGCTCGACGCGATCCGCAACGCCGACGTGGGCTCGGGCGAGGCCGGTGGCATCACCCAGCACATCGGCGCCTACCAGATCCACACCGAGCACGAGGGTGCGGACCGCCCGCTGACCTTCATCGACACCCCGGGTCACGAGGCCTTCACGGCCATGCGTGCCCGTGGTGCCAAGGTCACCGACATCGCGATCCTCGTGGTCGCGGCCGACGACGGCGTCATGCCGCAGACCATCGAGGCGCTCAACCACGCCCAGGCTGCGGACGTGCCGATCGTCGTCGCGGTCAACAAGATCGACGTCGAGGGCGCCGACCCGGCGAAGATCCGTGGTCAGCTCACCGAGTACAACCTCGTGGCCGAGGAGTACGGCGGCGACACGATGTTCGTCGACGTCTCCGCCAAGCAGGGTCAGAACATCGACACCCTGCTCGAGGCCGTCCTGCTCACCGCGGACGCGGCGCTCGACCTGCGGGCCAACCCCGACCGGGACGCCCGGGGTGTCGCGATCGAGGCCAACCTCGACAAGGGCCGCGGTGCGACCGCGACCGTCCTCGTCCAGTCCGGCACGCTGCACGTCGGTGACGCGATCGTCACCGGCTCGGCCTTCGGTCGTGTGCGCGCCATGCTCGACGAGCACGGCAACAACGTCGACGAGGCGGGCCCGTCCCGTCCGGTCCAGGTGCTCGGTCTCTCCTCGGTCCCGCGGGCCGGCGACACCTTCGTCGTCGCCCCCGACGACCGGACCGCGCGCCAGATCGCCGAGAAGCGTGAGGCCGCCGACCGTCAGGCCAGCCTGGCCAAGGCGCGCAAGCGGATCAGCCTCGAGGACCTCGACCAGGTCATCGCGGCGGGCAAGATCGACACCCTCAACCTCATCCTCAAGGGTGACGTGTCGGGTTCGGTCGAGGCCCTGGAGGACGCCCTGCTGCAGATCGACGTCGGCGACGACGTCGACCTGCGGATCATCGACCGCGGCGTCGGCGCGATCACGCTCAACAACATCAACCTCGCCATGGCCTCGGACGCGATCATCATCGGCTTCAACGTCCGTGCCGAGGGCCAGAACGCCGAGGTCGCCGAGCGCGAGGGCGTCGAGATCCGCTACTACGGCGTGATCTACCAGGCCATCGAGGAGATCGAGCAGGCGCTCAAGGGCATGCTCAAGCCGGAGTACGAGGAGGTCGAGCTCGGCTCGGCGGAGATCCGCGAGGTCTTCCGCTCGAGCAAGTTCGGCAACATCGCCGGTTCGATCGTCCGCAGCGGCGAGATCAAGCGTGGCTCCAAGGCGCGCATCACGCGCAACGGCGTGGTGCTCACCGAGGGCCTCGAGCTCACCGGTCTGCGTCGCTTCAAGGACGACGTCACCGAGGTCCGCGAGGGCTTCGAGTGCGGTATCAACCTCGGCAGCTTCAACGACGTGCAGGAGGGTGACCTCATCACCACCTACGAGATGCGCGAGAAGCCGCGCGACTGA
- the rbfA gene encoding 30S ribosome-binding factor RbfA: MADPARARKIADRIQELIAANLQQVVKDPDLGFVTITDVRVTGDLQHASVFYTVFGDDAQRERSAEVLEANRGKLRSFVGKQLGIRLTPTLEIIPDALPENASHIDDLLRSARERDEDLARSRTDARPAGEADPYRTKDADDEGTSPA, encoded by the coding sequence ATGGCCGACCCGGCCCGCGCCCGCAAGATCGCCGACCGCATCCAGGAGCTCATCGCGGCCAACCTGCAGCAGGTCGTCAAGGACCCCGACCTGGGCTTCGTGACGATCACGGACGTGCGGGTGACCGGCGACCTGCAGCACGCCTCGGTCTTCTACACCGTCTTCGGCGACGACGCGCAGCGCGAGCGCAGCGCCGAGGTCCTCGAGGCCAACCGCGGCAAGCTGCGCTCCTTCGTCGGCAAGCAGCTCGGGATCCGGCTCACCCCGACCCTCGAGATCATCCCCGACGCGCTGCCCGAGAATGCGTCCCACATCGACGACCTGCTGCGCTCGGCGCGCGAGCGCGACGAGGACCTCGCCCGCTCGCGCACCGATGCCCGTCCCGCCGGCGAGGCCGACCCCTACCGGACCAAGGACGCCGACGACGAGGGGACCTCCCCGGCGTGA
- the rimP gene encoding ribosome maturation factor RimP, with protein MGSDQDILEQVSGALGDDFTVAGVSVTPAGKRRVARITVERPVADAVGDTPVEPLTLDEIADATRLVSDALDASDVMGSQPYTLEVSTPGTDRPLTEPVHFRRLVGRLVEVFLADAQVTGRVLATTADGVDLHVKGTKKAAPHTQHIPFADITRAVAQVEFTRPDSTPAAGETED; from the coding sequence ATGGGTTCGGACCAGGACATCCTCGAGCAGGTGTCCGGCGCGTTGGGTGACGACTTCACCGTGGCCGGAGTGAGCGTCACCCCTGCCGGCAAGCGCCGCGTCGCGCGGATCACCGTCGAGCGGCCGGTCGCCGACGCCGTCGGCGACACCCCCGTCGAGCCGCTCACGCTCGACGAGATCGCCGACGCGACCCGCCTGGTCAGCGACGCCCTCGACGCGAGCGACGTCATGGGCAGCCAGCCGTACACGCTCGAGGTGAGCACCCCGGGCACCGACCGCCCCCTCACGGAGCCGGTCCACTTCCGCCGCCTCGTCGGCCGCCTCGTCGAGGTGTTCCTCGCCGACGCCCAGGTCACCGGGCGGGTCCTCGCGACGACCGCCGACGGGGTCGACCTGCACGTCAAGGGGACGAAGAAGGCTGCCCCGCACACCCAGCACATCCCCTTCGCCGACATCACCCGGGCCGTGGCCCAGGTGGAGTTCACGCGACCTGACAGCACGCCGGCCGCCGGCGAGACGGAGGACTGA